TCCACGCATGTTCACTTTTCTTATAAGATGATTATTCAATTTTTCATACGTCACTTCATCTCCAGTGCGAAGACGGAAGCGCAACATACTCTCTCTATTTTCAGGAACTATTTTTTCTACAAATGATACTTCACGAAACTCTAATTGTACTTGCCCTAAAAACACATCCCACTCCCAATCATTTAATCCTTTCAATTGTTTATTTTCCATTCCGATAAAATGCAAACGTGGGAAGAGTACAAAGAACAGTGATAACAGAAAAAAACAAACGATCATTTCTATTAATGTAAACCCAGCTTCTAATTTATTTTTTCTCCTGCATAAAAGCATTGTTCCATCATTCTGCCTTTCACATCTTTCCACATCACACAAACTTCATTTCCTCCCCAATATGTGTAATATACATTTCCGTTTATAACTTTTTCTTTCTGCTGTTTTGCCTCATTCTCATACATATATAAAGCTGCTTCTTTTTTTAATAATACAAATGCCTTATAACGAAGTTGTATGTTTTTTCGTTCTTGCATAACCAATACTGTTTGTGGAAGTAGTAAAGATACCACCATCATTACTATACTTAATGCTACAATCATTTCAGCCATCACTGACCCTTTTTGACATTTCACGATACGTAAATCTCCCTCTTCCAAGCTGGAATACAATCTCATATTTATAACTTCGATACGAAAGTAAAATCGTGCCACCTCTATTAATATTTCCACTCGGATTATATGTCATCGGATTTGGAAAAGTATTCAAATCCAATTGTATATCGCTATCATATTCTCTTTTAATGATAGAAAGATCCGTACTCGATTCCCCTATATAATACATATGTCTATCTTTATGCCATCGTAATGTATAGTGTTTTTGACGGTTTATCGCTAATTGTTGCATATACAAAATATCATTTGAAAACTGTCTTAAAAATTGTTCGATTTTTTGTTTTTCATATAATGAATGTACATTAAAATACGTGACCATACTTAGTACAGAAATTGCAAATAAAACGAGTAGCATTTCTAAAAGGGTAAAACCTTTTTGCTTCACAGTTTCCCACTTGTTACTGTTCCATCATTTGAAATATGAATAGATTCACCATTCGGACACTTATCAGCTGTAATATATTTTTCATCACTTAACTCTTTTAGTGTAGGAATTTTATTATGTTGTAGTTGGTATACTTGTACTTGCGCTTCTATAGATTTCACATAGGCTTTACATCCTTTTCCTTCGACGGATGAACGCTGCGTAACTACATCAGGAATAATTAATAGTAATAATACAGTTATGACGACCATAACTAATAACATTTCTAAAAGGGTAAACCCTTCCTCATTCTGCATGTAAATGCCTCCTATATAGAATTCATCATTTGAAACATTGGCATAATC
This genomic window from Bacillus anthracis str. Vollum contains:
- the comGF gene encoding competence type IV pilus minor pilin ComGF, with protein sequence MLLCRRKNKLEAGFTLIEMIVCFFLLSLFFVLFPRLHFIGMENKQLKGLNDWEWDVFLGQVQLEFREVSFVEKIVPENRESMLRFRLRTGDEVTYEKLNNHLIRKVNMRGREVILQNVERVSYEVTPHLLFINVKDRSGIIYEGVAIRYSEMEINI
- the comGE gene encoding competence type IV pilus minor pilin ComGE, with the translated sequence MAEMIVALSIVMMVVSLLLPQTVLVMQERKNIQLRYKAFVLLKKEAALYMYENEAKQQKEKVINGNVYYTYWGGNEVCVMWKDVKGRMMEQCFYAGEKIN
- the comGD gene encoding comG operon protein ComGD; this encodes MKQKGFTLLEMLLVLFAISVLSMVTYFNVHSLYEKQKIEQFLRQFSNDILYMQQLAINRQKHYTLRWHKDRHMYYIGESSTDLSIIKREYDSDIQLDLNTFPNPMTYNPSGNINRGGTILLSYRSYKYEIVFQLGRGRFTYREMSKRVSDG
- the comGC gene encoding comG operon protein ComGC, with protein sequence MQNEEGFTLLEMLLVMVVITVLLLLIIPDVVTQRSSVEGKGCKAYVKSIEAQVQVYQLQHNKIPTLKELSDEKYITADKCPNGESIHISNDGTVTSGKL